In a single window of the Panthera leo isolate Ple1 chromosome A1, P.leo_Ple1_pat1.1, whole genome shotgun sequence genome:
- the LOC122226715 gene encoding ubiquitin-conjugating enzyme E2 N-like → MAGLPRRIIKETQHLLAEPVPGIKAEPDKSNAHYFHVVIAGPQDSPFEGGTFKRQLFLPEEYPMAAPKVRFMSKIYHANVDKLGRVRLDTLKDKWSPALQSRTVLLSIQALLSAPNPDDPLANDRAVEDQRSPSNRNG, encoded by the coding sequence ATGGCCGGGCTGCCCCGCAGGATTATCAAGGAAACCCAGCATTTGCTGGCGGAACCAGTTCCTGGCATTAAAGCAGAACCTGACAAAAGCAACGCCCATTATTTTCATGTGGTCATTGCTGGCCCCCAGGATTCCCCCTTTGAGGGAGGGACTTTTAAACGTCAACTATTCCTTCCAGAAGAATACCCAATGGCAGCCCCTAAAGTACGTTTCATGAGCAAAATTTATCATGCTAATGTAGACAAGTTGGGAAGAGTACGTTTAGATACTTTGAAAGATAAGTGGTCCCCAGCACTGCAGAGTCGCACAGTTCTGCTATCGATCCAGGCATTGTTAAGTGCTCCCAATCCAGATGATCCATTAGCAAATGATAGAGCAGTGGAAGACCAACGAAGCCCAAGCAACAGAAACGGCTAG